Proteins from one Chitinophaga oryzae genomic window:
- a CDS encoding aryl-sulfate sulfotransferase, whose amino-acid sequence MISSNKIQRLLPLLSMAAALLLLATGCINSGGNDIVSITLLPQGQNAIKVKTVVLCSDTVDAAVEYWQKGQEQQRTVTSLSERRVSHTIVLTDLLPEKAYEYRVLTGHGKDLYPGKTYTFNTFGLPVWMKDMFSVVCPDSSVLPAAFKRGYVMLTRREDPGILFLLNAKGSIVWYHQVSGTGFKVARFTEHNTFLTLLGGPGYETSYGDQILELSVTGDTLANLKKGQQDFKQTIHHEILLDQANQFVTLCVEERVCDLRSKGGSKQDTVKGDGILVLDRQGKQVWKWTVFDVLDPLDDKNILKEKQDWMHANCIAFDTDGNYLISFYNNGQIWKIDARTGKRLWTFGKNGDFNLPAASLFDQAHALHINEHGELMFFDNGVSKKTSRTLSFKLDENKRQATLCINTTLPPENYNERMGSSYLVSDTTLLQCATKRNTVILTNFQGRFLWLLRTGMSSYRASFIPAEKLAPYIHQPGYEQ is encoded by the coding sequence ATGATCTCATCCAATAAAATACAACGCTTGCTGCCATTGCTGTCAATGGCGGCAGCGTTGTTGCTGCTTGCGACCGGTTGTATAAACAGTGGCGGCAACGATATTGTGTCTATCACGCTTCTTCCGCAGGGCCAAAACGCTATCAAGGTAAAGACAGTTGTCCTGTGCAGCGATACCGTTGATGCTGCCGTGGAATACTGGCAGAAAGGGCAGGAACAACAGCGCACTGTCACATCGCTGTCTGAGCGCCGGGTCAGCCATACTATCGTGCTTACTGACCTGTTGCCTGAAAAGGCTTATGAGTACAGGGTTTTAACCGGTCACGGCAAAGATCTTTATCCCGGCAAAACCTACACGTTCAATACATTTGGTTTACCGGTGTGGATGAAAGACATGTTCAGCGTGGTATGCCCCGACAGCTCGGTGCTGCCGGCCGCTTTTAAGAGAGGCTATGTAATGCTTACCCGCCGCGAGGATCCGGGCATCCTTTTTCTGCTGAATGCAAAAGGCAGCATTGTCTGGTACCACCAGGTAAGCGGTACCGGCTTTAAAGTGGCCCGGTTTACCGAGCACAATACTTTCCTCACGCTGCTGGGTGGCCCCGGCTATGAAACCAGCTATGGCGACCAGATCCTGGAATTGTCTGTTACCGGCGATACACTCGCTAATCTCAAAAAAGGACAACAGGACTTTAAACAAACCATCCATCACGAAATACTGTTGGACCAGGCCAACCAGTTTGTTACACTTTGTGTGGAAGAAAGGGTCTGTGACCTCCGCAGCAAAGGCGGCAGCAAACAGGATACAGTAAAGGGGGATGGTATCCTGGTGCTGGACAGGCAAGGTAAACAGGTCTGGAAATGGACAGTGTTTGATGTGCTGGACCCACTGGACGATAAAAATATCTTAAAGGAAAAACAAGACTGGATGCACGCCAACTGTATCGCATTTGATACCGATGGCAACTACCTCATTTCTTTTTATAACAACGGGCAGATATGGAAGATAGATGCACGCACGGGTAAACGCCTGTGGACATTCGGAAAAAACGGCGATTTTAACCTGCCGGCGGCCTCGCTGTTTGACCAGGCGCATGCACTGCATATCAATGAGCACGGCGAACTGATGTTCTTCGACAATGGCGTGAGCAAAAAAACATCCAGGACACTCTCCTTTAAACTGGACGAAAACAAAAGGCAGGCTACACTATGCATCAACACTACACTGCCACCCGAAAATTACAACGAGCGGATGGGCAGCAGCTATTTAGTGAGCGATACCACCCTGCTGCAATGCGCCACCAAGAGAAATACGGTTATTCTGACCAATTTCCAGGGAAGGTTTCTCTGGCTGCTGAGAACGGGCATGTCGTCTTACCGGGCTTCCTTTATCCCGGCGGAAAAACTGGCCCCGTACATTCATCAGCCGGGTTATGAACAATAA
- a CDS encoding RagB/SusD family nutrient uptake outer membrane protein yields MKYAYIALTTLLLGASSCKKLVEPKVYSYLTDANAFLTLSDAKAAVNGVYSRLKQPSGRSDAWMYYAGFQVTISDLTTDIGHASSGGDVGLMSDCQWAPANTYLAFAWQHQYKLVSDANISLYYIPKMTSITDAQKEQFTAELRFLRALGYVDLTDAFGPVIVVTEETVAKNIAQPDYEAALPTTPVAEINKMIISDLEYAAAHLPVNYLNNSIYSSNDIGRATKGAALSLLCKLYMREHEWQKALDLTTQVMTLGYGLYPTYAGLFAEKNKWCQESIFSALADPLVDAVEIMNHFGPINNPQVTDRWQYFALTWYFWNTFGANDDRKKMFYSDYTGTDGLHYMQAPPGQTNPPEGYYYMPDVATTKFADPNGSTTYYDGHVFPILRYADILLCRAEALNELNGPNSESIQLINQVKDRSHATNLGAAGTFTRESLRDAILQERGWEFFFECKRRQDLIRMGKYESVVNKYLTAVGKTPTINLARDKYFPYPQAQTDLNKNLSNNGRRQ; encoded by the coding sequence ATGAAATACGCATATATCGCACTCACCACATTGCTGCTCGGCGCCAGTTCGTGCAAGAAACTGGTGGAGCCTAAAGTATACAGCTATCTTACGGATGCCAACGCATTCCTTACGCTAAGTGACGCCAAAGCCGCCGTAAACGGCGTTTATTCAAGGCTCAAGCAACCCAGCGGCAGATCAGATGCCTGGATGTATTACGCCGGGTTCCAGGTCACTATTTCGGACCTTACCACAGATATAGGCCACGCCAGTTCCGGCGGCGATGTAGGACTGATGTCCGACTGCCAGTGGGCGCCGGCCAACACCTACCTGGCCTTTGCCTGGCAGCATCAGTATAAACTGGTGTCGGATGCCAACATCTCCCTCTATTATATTCCTAAAATGACCAGCATTACGGATGCACAGAAAGAACAGTTCACCGCGGAGCTCCGCTTCCTGCGCGCCCTTGGTTACGTGGACCTGACTGATGCGTTCGGGCCGGTAATAGTTGTGACGGAAGAAACGGTGGCGAAAAATATCGCGCAACCTGACTATGAGGCTGCATTACCCACCACCCCGGTGGCTGAAATCAATAAGATGATCATCAGCGACCTGGAATATGCAGCGGCCCACCTTCCTGTAAATTATTTAAACAACAGCATCTACAGCAGCAATGATATAGGCCGCGCTACCAAAGGCGCTGCGCTGTCGCTGCTATGCAAACTGTATATGCGCGAACATGAATGGCAAAAGGCGCTGGACCTTACCACTCAGGTCATGACGCTGGGATACGGATTGTATCCCACTTATGCAGGGCTGTTTGCAGAGAAAAATAAATGGTGCCAGGAAAGTATCTTCAGTGCCCTGGCAGACCCCCTGGTAGATGCCGTGGAAATCATGAACCACTTCGGCCCGATCAACAATCCGCAGGTAACAGACAGATGGCAGTACTTTGCTTTAACCTGGTATTTCTGGAATACTTTCGGCGCAAACGACGACCGTAAAAAAATGTTCTACTCCGACTATACAGGTACCGATGGCCTGCATTATATGCAGGCCCCTCCGGGACAAACCAACCCGCCGGAAGGATACTACTACATGCCGGATGTAGCGACTACCAAATTCGCCGATCCGAATGGCTCCACCACTTACTATGACGGGCATGTATTCCCCATTCTCCGTTACGCTGATATCCTGCTTTGCAGGGCGGAAGCGCTGAATGAGCTGAATGGGCCCAACAGTGAGTCCATTCAGCTCATTAACCAGGTGAAAGACCGCTCTCACGCCACCAACCTCGGCGCCGCCGGCACCTTCACCAGGGAGAGTTTAAGGGATGCTATTCTGCAGGAACGGGGCTGGGAATTTTTCTTTGAATGTAAACGCAGGCAGGACCTGATCCGCATGGGTAAATATGAAAGCGTGGTAAATAAATACCTTACCGCCGTAGGAAAAACACCCACCATTAACCTGGCGCGCGATAAATATTTTCCCTACCCGCAGGCACAAACGGACCTGAACAAAAATCTCAGTAATAATGGTCGTCGTCAATAG
- a CDS encoding TonB-dependent receptor — MQLRTNASCRCKSNRRPTKHLKASQLLALLCFAATAQGSAAPDQVVSLSMKNVTAKEVFREINKQTGLNILADEALLEKSGRANITVSNMPVNDALHLFMRNQPLTYSIEGGAIIVKTKPAVQPATTPPPPIEVHGVVTTDKGQPLPGATVTVKGTKLGTVTNTDGSFKINANPGETLEISMVGFKTWSVKFDGKTTSFKVTLSEEVSNLTDVVVVGYGTTKKKDLTGAISSISSEDMNLGGVTSNAAQAIQGRAAGVQVSQSNAAPGGQTIVRIRGGNSIKSTNEPLYVVDGFPSETGKDINPNDIDDIQILKDASSTAIYGARGANGVVMITTKRGKSGRAAIQYDGYTGTQRIVKEYDKMNGLENMQVTNAKAIEKGQPAFYTPADLASGRDNDWFKLATRPGTVQSHNLSVSGGTAEDRVALSGSYFKQDGALKNTSFERYSVRLNYDKQFAKRFKTGASVYASHAYTNFKTYDGNIVPSNVMYGVITASPAIPVYNDDGTYARFKGRDNPLAWLMAPTNDRFENKVNFNVYADYQILDGLNFRVNGGTEYTTTKEGTYLPRDLVDGEKVQGKASLNDLAVSRNLVEAYFTYRKIFNTIHSLNVVAGVSYQSDKYQKHYSLVQKFSTDAFLYHNLEAGTERLSSTSSTIPAKMASAYGRINYSLKDKYLATVTVRRDGSSKFGGNKRFGIFPSGSLAWRAGEEAFIKNLNIFSNLKVRGGYGITGNDRIGDYIYMSLFGPTNVSLGEGSDSYGGTVITRLPNEDLQWESTAQLDLGIDMGFFNNRVSATIDYYRKKTNRLIFDMPIGDWNGFAVQTVNAGSIENKGVELSVTTENIINHAFTWNTTVNIAYNKQNCLDLGGRPYVITQTANLYGGRGMDFTKLEPGRELSTFYGYIYDGVIKTGEAHPAQPNSKAGDPKFKDISGPGGKPDGIIDANDRTYLGHANPHYIYGINNNFTYKGFELNIFLQGALDYSLYNGTGLVLESGPGKAALNRWTTKNENTDIPRDGYAIAYGGLMNSRFVENASYLRCKMLMLGYNIPVAKTFLKSLRGIKVYGSVQNLFTITKYTGSDPEVNSNLNSSGNNANLSSGLDYTAFPAYRTFTAGLKLNF; from the coding sequence AGTATTGAAGGAGGCGCTATCATCGTAAAAACAAAACCGGCAGTGCAGCCGGCTACCACACCGCCGCCACCTATCGAGGTGCACGGCGTGGTTACCACCGATAAAGGTCAGCCGCTGCCCGGTGCAACCGTCACGGTTAAAGGCACCAAACTCGGCACTGTTACCAACACCGATGGCAGCTTTAAGATTAACGCCAACCCCGGGGAAACACTGGAAATCTCTATGGTGGGTTTTAAAACCTGGTCGGTTAAATTCGACGGTAAAACCACCAGCTTTAAAGTAACCCTTTCCGAAGAAGTATCTAACCTTACCGATGTAGTGGTGGTGGGGTACGGTACCACTAAAAAGAAAGACCTCACCGGCGCTATCAGCTCCATTTCCAGCGAAGATATGAACCTCGGTGGCGTAACCAGCAATGCTGCGCAGGCTATCCAGGGCCGCGCGGCAGGGGTGCAGGTGAGCCAGTCGAACGCCGCGCCGGGCGGACAAACGATTGTGCGCATCCGCGGTGGGAACTCCATCAAATCCACCAACGAACCACTGTACGTAGTGGATGGCTTCCCTTCTGAAACAGGAAAGGACATCAACCCGAACGACATCGACGATATACAGATCCTTAAAGATGCCTCCTCCACCGCTATTTACGGGGCCCGCGGCGCTAACGGCGTGGTGATGATCACTACCAAAAGAGGCAAGAGCGGCCGCGCCGCCATTCAATATGACGGCTATACCGGCACACAAAGGATCGTGAAGGAATATGATAAAATGAATGGCCTGGAGAATATGCAGGTCACCAACGCCAAAGCCATCGAAAAAGGACAACCAGCCTTTTATACGCCTGCCGATCTGGCCAGCGGCCGTGACAACGACTGGTTTAAACTGGCTACCCGCCCGGGCACTGTGCAAAGCCATAACTTAAGTGTGAGCGGCGGTACTGCGGAAGACAGGGTAGCACTATCCGGCAGCTATTTCAAGCAGGATGGCGCACTGAAAAATACCTCTTTCGAAAGATACTCTGTGAGATTGAATTATGATAAACAATTCGCCAAACGGTTTAAAACAGGAGCCAGCGTATATGCATCACACGCTTACACCAACTTCAAAACCTACGACGGCAACATCGTGCCCTCCAACGTCATGTACGGCGTAATTACCGCCTCTCCGGCCATTCCTGTGTACAACGACGATGGCACCTACGCCCGGTTCAAAGGAAGGGATAACCCGCTGGCCTGGCTGATGGCGCCTACCAACGACCGGTTCGAGAACAAAGTGAATTTTAACGTATATGCCGACTACCAGATCCTCGACGGCCTTAACTTCCGTGTGAACGGCGGTACGGAATATACCACCACCAAAGAGGGTACCTATCTTCCCCGCGACCTGGTAGATGGTGAAAAAGTACAGGGCAAAGCCAGTTTAAATGACCTGGCGGTGTCCCGCAACCTCGTGGAAGCCTATTTTACCTACCGGAAAATATTTAATACTATCCACTCCCTTAATGTCGTGGCAGGGGTGTCCTACCAGTCCGATAAATACCAGAAACACTATTCCCTGGTACAGAAATTCAGCACCGATGCCTTTCTTTACCACAATCTGGAAGCGGGCACCGAACGGCTGTCAAGCACCAGCAGCACCATACCGGCAAAAATGGCCTCAGCCTACGGCAGAATCAACTACTCACTGAAAGATAAATACCTGGCTACGGTGACAGTGCGCCGCGACGGGTCATCAAAATTTGGCGGCAACAAACGCTTTGGTATTTTCCCTTCCGGTTCCCTCGCCTGGAGAGCCGGCGAAGAAGCGTTCATCAAGAACCTGAACATTTTCTCCAACCTGAAAGTAAGAGGAGGCTACGGCATTACCGGTAACGATAGGATCGGTGATTATATTTACATGTCGCTCTTTGGGCCTACCAACGTATCACTGGGCGAAGGCAGCGACAGTTACGGCGGAACGGTAATTACCCGCCTGCCTAACGAAGACCTGCAATGGGAAAGTACCGCACAGTTGGACCTGGGTATCGATATGGGCTTTTTCAATAACCGCGTTTCCGCGACTATCGATTACTACCGGAAAAAAACCAACCGGCTGATCTTTGATATGCCTATCGGCGACTGGAACGGTTTTGCCGTACAAACTGTAAATGCCGGCAGCATTGAGAATAAAGGCGTGGAATTATCTGTTACTACGGAAAATATCATCAATCATGCCTTCACCTGGAACACCACCGTGAATATTGCCTATAATAAACAGAACTGCCTCGATCTGGGCGGCAGGCCATATGTGATCACGCAAACCGCTAATCTCTACGGTGGTCGTGGCATGGACTTCACCAAACTGGAACCGGGACGTGAATTAAGTACGTTCTATGGTTATATCTATGATGGTGTCATAAAAACCGGCGAAGCGCATCCTGCACAGCCCAACTCCAAAGCAGGAGATCCCAAGTTTAAGGATATCAGTGGTCCCGGCGGTAAGCCTGATGGGATTATCGATGCCAACGACCGTACCTATCTCGGCCATGCCAACCCGCATTATATCTATGGTATCAATAACAACTTTACCTATAAAGGTTTTGAACTGAACATTTTCCTGCAGGGCGCACTGGATTACAGCCTGTACAACGGTACCGGCCTGGTGCTGGAATCAGGTCCCGGTAAGGCCGCACTGAACAGGTGGACCACCAAAAACGAAAACACCGATATACCGAGAGACGGATATGCGATTGCCTACGGCGGCCTGATGAACTCCCGCTTCGTGGAAAACGCCTCCTACCTGCGCTGTAAAATGCTGATGCTCGGTTATAATATCCCCGTGGCCAAAACTTTCCTGAAAAGCCTGAGAGGCATTAAAGTATATGGCTCGGTACAAAACTTATTCACCATCACCAAATATACAGGATCAGACCCCGAGGTAAACAGCAATCTCAATAGCAGCGGCAACAACGCCAACCTTTCGTCAGGGTTGGATTATACTGCTTTCCCTGCTTACCGCACATTTACTGCGGGTCTTAAATTGAACTTTTAA